The following are encoded together in the Vigna angularis cultivar LongXiaoDou No.4 chromosome 9, ASM1680809v1, whole genome shotgun sequence genome:
- the LOC108346878 gene encoding metallothionein-like protein 2, with product MSSCGSKCGCGSSCSCGSNCGCSKYSFDMTENTATETLVLGVGPVKPQLEGAEVAAEDNGCKCGSNCTCDPCNCK from the exons ATGTCTAGCTGTGGCAGCAAGTGTGGATGCGGAAGTAGCTGCAGCTGTGGCAGCAACTGCGG TTGCAGCAAGTACTCGTTTGACATGACCGAGAACACAGCCACAGAGACTCTAGTTTTGGGCGTTGGACCTGTGAAGCCCCAATTGGAAGGTGCTGAAGTTGCAGCTGAGGACAATGGCTGCAAGTGTGGATCAAACTGCACTTGCGACCCATGCAACTGCAAATGA